DNA sequence from the bacterium genome:
ACCTATTTCATCTGCTGTATAAAAAAAAGCACGTTTTACCTGCACTTTGCCGACCGGTTGCTGCAACGGACGCCGAAAATCAATCCGATTTAAAACAAAGGTAAAAACCGGCATGATTCCCAGACTTTAAGATCACGGATTTCAGAACAGCACTCTCAATTTTGCCGACAAAATAGTTTGAAAACCACTCCCGCCAGCCCCATGTACCACTATGATGTGATGTGATGTTTTTTCTTGCTTTTTATCATTCTCTTTTCTATACTGTTAAACGATGAAAACGATCGCTGCACATGCCGGGCCCAAGCCCCTGTATCAAATCCTCATCGAACAGTACAAACAGGCGATTCTCACCCAAATCTACCCGCCTGGCGGCCAGATCGATTCAATCAATGAAATGATCCGGCGCCACGGTGTCTCGCGTGAGACCGCTAAAAAAGTACTGCAATCTTTGCGGGAACAAGGCCTTATCGTGCAAAAACCGGGAAAGGGCTCGTTTATCGCCGACCTCGGGCCGCTGCAAAACGTCTGGGGCGTCATCGTCCCCTTCTTTTCTTCCCAAATCGAACAGCTCCACCACCACTTGCGGCAACAAATGGCCCCTCTCGGACGCCGCCTCGAAGCATTCCTCGATTATAACAACTGGCAGGAAGAGATCCGCCTGGTCGGACAACTGATCAATGAACGCTATGAAGCGGTGATCGTTGTCCCTACCTTTGACGAATCCAAAACCGCGCAATTTTACCGTCGCCTGCAGACCGGCAAGACCATCGTCAGCCTGCTCAACCACACCATGACCGGTTCGTCTTTTTCTTATGTCATTCAGAGCTATGATCTGGGCGTACACCGGGCGGCGCAATATCTGTTGCAGCGCTGCCGCGGCCCGATCGGCTATATTAAAAACCAGACCTGGCCAGGACAAAATATGGTGCAGCAGGTGATGCAGGAGACCTTTTGCACCCATCTGCACCAGGCCGATGCAGCAAGAGTGTGCACCATCATCGACAACCTGGATTCGCTCGATCGCGAGGCTTTTCTCGCTCTGCGGTTGAGCGGACTTTTTTGCTGTGACGACATCGATGCGGTGCGCATCCTCGGCCGGCTGAAAGAGTGGAATTCTTATTCAAGCGAAAAGATCGCCCTTGTCAGCTATGGCAACACCGATTTGGCGCGTTTTTTCACCCCTGCCATCACTTCGATCGACCCCCATTACGCCGAGATGGCAGCCCTGACCACAGAGATCATTCAAGCCTCCCGCCAGGGAAGCGATATTTCTTTTTATCAATATGTGCTGCAGCCGGACCTGGTGGTTCGGCAAACATGAACAAAAGGAGCGAACGATATGGCCAAAACATCGATTGTTGACGCGGTCAAGAGCGGCCGCATTCTCATCTCCGACGGCGCCTGGGGAACTTTTTTGCAGGCCAAGGGGCTGAAATCCGGCGAATGTCCGGAATCGTGGTGTATTGAGAGGCCGGATGATGTTTTCGATATCGCCAAAAGCTACATCGATGCCGGCAGCGATATGATCGAGACCAACAGCTTTGGCGGATCGAGGTTCAAGTTGAGCCATTACGGACTGGCTGATCGCGCGGTCGAGCTCAACCGCGCGGCTGCGCAGATTTCCCGGCGCGCCGCCGGACCGGACCGCTGGGTGATCGCCTCGATCGGACCGACCGGCAAAATGCTGCTGATGGGCGATGTCAGCGAAGAGGAGATGTACGACGGCTTCAAGGAACAGGCGATGGCGCTGGCAGAGGGCGGAGCAGACGCCATCTGCGTCGAAACCATGAGTGCGCTCGACGAGGCCTCT
Encoded proteins:
- a CDS encoding substrate-binding domain-containing protein; translated protein: MKTIAAHAGPKPLYQILIEQYKQAILTQIYPPGGQIDSINEMIRRHGVSRETAKKVLQSLREQGLIVQKPGKGSFIADLGPLQNVWGVIVPFFSSQIEQLHHHLRQQMAPLGRRLEAFLDYNNWQEEIRLVGQLINERYEAVIVVPTFDESKTAQFYRRLQTGKTIVSLLNHTMTGSSFSYVIQSYDLGVHRAAQYLLQRCRGPIGYIKNQTWPGQNMVQQVMQETFCTHLHQADAARVCTIIDNLDSLDREAFLALRLSGLFCCDDIDAVRILGRLKEWNSYSSEKIALVSYGNTDLARFFTPAITSIDPHYAEMAALTTEIIQASRQGSDISFYQYVLQPDLVVRQT
- a CDS encoding methionine synthase, with product MAKTSIVDAVKSGRILISDGAWGTFLQAKGLKSGECPESWCIERPDDVFDIAKSYIDAGSDMIETNSFGGSRFKLSHYGLADRAVELNRAAAQISRRAAGPDRWVIASIGPTGKMLLMGDVSEEEMYDGFKEQAMALAEGGADAICVETMSALDEASLAVRAARENTACEVICTFTLERTQKGTYRSMMGVSPASAAQAALDAGAHIIGTNCGNGLKRMVDIVNEMKPIAGEVPILVHANAGLPQNISGKDVFPDTPADMAALVPVIIEAGARIIGGCCGTTPAHIRAIKQAVFA